The Vidua chalybeata isolate OUT-0048 chromosome 6, bVidCha1 merged haplotype, whole genome shotgun sequence genome has a segment encoding these proteins:
- the GSTZ1 gene encoding maleylacetoacetate isomerase isoform X1, with translation MSAAVAKPILYSYFRSSCSWRVRIALALKGISYDLVPVNLIKDGGQQFSAEFKALNPMQQVPALKIDGITLSQSLAIINYLEETHPNPRLLPQDPKKRAQVRMIADHIVSGIQPLQNLSVLKQMGEKKMEWAQNCITSGFQALEQILQHTAGRYCVGDEVSMADLCLVPQVANAERFKVDMGPYPTITRINKALLELEAFKISHPSRQPDTPAELRA, from the exons ATGAGCGCCGCCGTCGCCAAG CCAATACTTTACAGCTATTTCCGAAGTTCCTGTTCTTGGAGAGTGCGAATCG CACTGGCTCTGAAAGGAATTTCCTATGACCTGGTCCCAGTGAACCTCATTAAGGATGGAGGACAGCAG TTTTCTGCTGAATTCAAGGCACTGAATCCAATGCAGCAAGTCCCAGCCTTGAAAATTGATGGCATCACCCTTTCTCAGTCA CTAGCTATAATTAATTACCTAGAAGAGACACATCCTAACCCCAGGCTCCTGCCCCAAGATCCAAAGAAGAGAGCTCAAGTCAGAATGATCGCTGATCACATTGTCTCTGGCATTCAGCCACTTCAG AACCTGAGTGTCCTGAAAcaaatgggggagaaaaaaatggaatgggCTCAGAACTGTATCACATCTGGCTTTCAAG CCCTGGAGCAGATTCTGCAGCACACTGCTGGACGCTACTGTGTGGGGGATGAA GTTTCCATGGCTGATCTGTGTTTAGTGCCTCAAGTTGCCAATGCTGAAAG ATTCAAAGTGGACATGGGTCCATATCCCACAATAACCAGAATAAATAAAGCTCTCTTGGAGTTAGAGGCCTTCAAAATAAGCCACCCTTCCCGGCAGCCAGATACTCCTGCAGAGCTGCGAGCTTGA
- the GSTZ1 gene encoding maleylacetoacetate isomerase isoform X2 has product MAAEKPILYSYFRSSCSWRVRIALALKGISYDLVPVNLIKDGGQQFSAEFKALNPMQQVPALKIDGITLSQSLAIINYLEETHPNPRLLPQDPKKRAQVRMIADHIVSGIQPLQNLSVLKQMGEKKMEWAQNCITSGFQALEQILQHTAGRYCVGDEVSMADLCLVPQVANAERFKVDMGPYPTITRINKALLELEAFKISHPSRQPDTPAELRA; this is encoded by the exons ATGGCAGCTGAAAAG CCAATACTTTACAGCTATTTCCGAAGTTCCTGTTCTTGGAGAGTGCGAATCG CACTGGCTCTGAAAGGAATTTCCTATGACCTGGTCCCAGTGAACCTCATTAAGGATGGAGGACAGCAG TTTTCTGCTGAATTCAAGGCACTGAATCCAATGCAGCAAGTCCCAGCCTTGAAAATTGATGGCATCACCCTTTCTCAGTCA CTAGCTATAATTAATTACCTAGAAGAGACACATCCTAACCCCAGGCTCCTGCCCCAAGATCCAAAGAAGAGAGCTCAAGTCAGAATGATCGCTGATCACATTGTCTCTGGCATTCAGCCACTTCAG AACCTGAGTGTCCTGAAAcaaatgggggagaaaaaaatggaatgggCTCAGAACTGTATCACATCTGGCTTTCAAG CCCTGGAGCAGATTCTGCAGCACACTGCTGGACGCTACTGTGTGGGGGATGAA GTTTCCATGGCTGATCTGTGTTTAGTGCCTCAAGTTGCCAATGCTGAAAG ATTCAAAGTGGACATGGGTCCATATCCCACAATAACCAGAATAAATAAAGCTCTCTTGGAGTTAGAGGCCTTCAAAATAAGCCACCCTTCCCGGCAGCCAGATACTCCTGCAGAGCTGCGAGCTTGA